The Anopheles maculipalpis chromosome 3RL, idAnoMacuDA_375_x, whole genome shotgun sequence genomic sequence AAACCTCCGACAATATCATCATCGCCGGAGGGGGTTAACGATCGGTGTGAACGCTCCAGACAGCTCCATCGGTAGAAGCAACTGAATTCTATCTTGGCAGCCTCCACCCGGTAGTCCTAGAACTTGGTATTAGAACTTCCTCCGTTTCGGTGCGATGCCATAGTACAGCCTCCGGATAATTTCGCTCTCTATTTatgtcgtgtttttttttgcttgcttttcgtTACTCTTTGATAATGATGATTAACGGCTAGCTGTGGCGAATTTGACGCCTGACGAAGTGTTTCGGGGTGGATCAAAAGGCTGGGTGGGCAGGTGGGAACGGTGGGTAATAGAAATTTGCACAGCGTACCTGCAACGTGTGCCAAATAATGTACGCTGGCGGTTGATTCTAAACACTTTGCTCCAAAACCCGTTTAATGAACTGAGCTGAGGGCTTTTTGTCTGGTTTTTGTATTCTTTGTGCGTTGTGTTGATGGTTAGGTTGAGATGTTTTGCACGGAGCAAGCAATGAAACTATACTAGGCACCAGGCTCCAAAGTAGTTGAACTAATCAACAATAGAGGTGTAGCATTGGAACAGGAAATTAATCAAATTGTTACTGTCGGTGTTGAGTAGCGAATCGATGCCACACGAATCACGAATCGTCTATCCCGTAGAAAGGAAGATAATTGTAGCTACCAAAAGAGGGAAAGATGTACACCTCAATACTACAATTTTGAAGAAGAGATCGTTGGAAGCTGACAGGAATATTCTGACCACTGGAAAAATTTTACTTAAAAGCAGATACCAGAAGATATTACATTACACACATATTCAATTTTACGaatcattgacttcaaggctaTCCAAGCATAtctattataaatattttcgatTGTAATAAACTTCTTAAGAATTCAATGCAAACTAACcagatttctaaaatattaCAATCACCAACGTCATCAGCCACTTGCGTCAGAACTCCGAGACGAATGCTCTAGTGACTAAGCTGGGGATGAAGACTTACAAGGTTTGAGCAAAAATAACGTCTTGTTTGTGTGATAAGTAATGCTCAAGAGTCATAAAAACAGTGACGGATTTTTCCCCTTGCAGGGCCTAAGCGAAGAGAAAGCTATCAAATTAAATCTGCTGTCCGGAGAGAGGTTCTTTGTAATATCGAGGCCCCTTGTCAGCTGAGTCCGAGGACCGTTGAAGTCACCACTAAGTACAGATGCTGAGATATGTCACCAAAGTTGCCACCAGGTCATACATATTACAATGTTCGAAAAAATACGGCACAACGAAGAAACTTTAGGGATTTATAGTTCAAGACATGGGGTGACGCAGTGGTATAGCGAGAAAGGCACAGGTCTTCGAACGACTACGCACCGGGGTTCAATTTCCTTCCAGACCGTACGTTCGTAGTAaggacagactatccaacttaGTGGTATCTGCGAGTCTAACAAGCCATCAGATAGCCGGTGTGACCTGGAACGgttttaaaaatgaagaaGTAAAATCAAATGTTCCAGACATACGCATCTGAGGACCTCCTGTTTGGAAAGTCCTTTAATATGGCTCTAAAGAACGTCCTAAAGACCCACTAGCAGAGGACCTGTTCCAATAATAATCTTTTAGAGATGGTCTCGACATCAAAATCGCTAATCAAGGTATGAAATAAAGTTTAGAGTTTTTAAATCTCCTGAAAATCTAAATCAAGATGGAAACAAGTAAAGAAATCTccttaaaaacgaaaaattgtgCTTCTTGGTGGAGAATCGTTACACAACCTACTCAAATATCATCACATGGTTAAGTGTTATGACAGCTTCACCGCTTAAGCTCACGGACACGTCTCGAGAAGCATTCTTGCATAAGGTAtcaaacaaccacaacaacaaaaaaaaacaaccatcaaAAACACGACCATAAACGTGACAAAAGATTATAAACACAACACCAAAAAGCGTCCTACCAGTAATGTGCCAGTTTTCGTAAAGACAAAGTGACCGTTTACCGGAAGGCAAATTTCGGTAAATCAAGACCCCAACTTCTGTCAAAAGCTATCAACACCTTATCGTCAACTTTTGTAGCTGCTGCACATCTCACGAACTACATAAATCCATCACCGGGAATGCACCGGTAATgggaagcgtgtgtgtgtgtgttcctgaACCGTTCTGCTCGACTACCCGGCTGACGTGGGTTGACTGACCCGGCTTCCAGCGTCCTGCAAAATGGCGCTGAACAATGTGGGGAGCGCAAATGGTGGCCAACCGAACAGTTGTGAGTACTGTATGCTTCGGATGAGTTGTTCACATATACACATAAAATGAGCATTTTAATGTTTGCGCCAGATTCCGGCCCACTCGGCCCGGGTGAAGTTCGGTTCGGTATGGGCTTATTTTAAGTAGTGTACCGGGAACAATGTGCACTGGTTTTTCTGTTTCCGTTGGTTTTCAACATGTTTATGAGTGTGCCTTTTTCCGTTGTTTCCTTTGTACTGCAGACGACCCTTGGACGAATTTGGTGGACAGTGGAAAGGGTAAGAAAAAAGAGCTGGCGTCATAAAATGGCATAACAATGAAAGAGAGCCGTTGGAAGCTGGCGGCATGCAAGTACGTTTTCTAGTTTTCTGCCATCCAGCTTTCTTTCTTGGTACGTGGACGTAGGCTCACAGCGACTCCGTGACACGAACCGCAACCATTCAATATTTTtgagcaaaatatttaaaaatcaactagcatttaataacaaacaaccaaaataATTATCCAAGAATTGAGTACCACAAATCTGTTTGCGGtacgaaacacaaaacatgctCATTAAGCTGcaataaatgaattaaagACGGTACATCACACCGTACGTGTTGGAATTTATATTATCAACGCTGTGTGAAGGTTTTTCGCTTCCAGCCAGACTTatgctgcattttttttcttttctctgcGCCTGAAAACAATTGCAGAAACGTATGACCTCGACGGTTTGGTTGGtgggcagaaaaaaaatagaaacaaaagcatGGAATCAAGGAACAAGACGTCCAAAGGACTCCACAAGCACCCAGGCGGAGGATGTCACAGCGAGAGcaccttttgttttgttgcgctttcccttttatgtttcatatttttatggaTGGTTTCGTGAGCTAGTGCCCGGTCAGCTTAAGCCATCGGATTATGAGCGCACAGCGCTGTAAAGCTCACCTCTTTATGCAGACAACCTTCAAAAAGAGAATGTACGTATTTATGGATAGTTGCAATGTTTTCTCACCGAGACATCCGATTTCTGCGGACACGAAAGAAAAGGTAGGTGCAAATATGTGTTGcttaataatattaaaatttaaacaaacacgGCAATCAACGTAAACCGTGCTTCAAGCAGAAAACCCTCACACAACCCGGTGACAGATAGGTGTCCGAGCATTTCGTCAGCATCGTCTATCGAGCAATTAACTTTAACAATCGTTCGCGCCCATCACATCATCGGTTTCGCGTTGCAGACCTCCCAGAGCGTTCGGCGGTCGACTGTTCGACGTCATTTCCATGATTTAAATGGCCGCTAAGGCGACCGAAGCCTTCGACTGCTACGTGGTCGAAGAAATTTGTCGCAATTACTGAGTAACATTCCACGCAGCTCGACTCGAACACTCGTCTCCGGTATTGGTGTGTTTCGTAGCGTCAGCGCACTCCTACCGTGGGGCCGTGAGAATTTTTCACAGTCATTGCCAATTGTCACGAGGCTGAGGAAATATCGTACTCGAGAATGGGGGTGGGGATGCCCCGTTTTGTCGTTGTAGCTATCGGAGCGGTGTGGCTTTCGACCCGATGCCCTGATGCGACCGATGCGATAGAGCTCGGTCAGTTCCGTTTCGCCTCCTATTATATTTAAATGTGTTCCGGGAATGGGTCGATTGTTTGAATTCGCACAGGAGCAAAGACGCACACATTACGCACCGTTTCGTGCGTTTGCCGTTGTGCGTTAGGATCAGATGTATTGGAGCTTTTAGTGGGATGTGGTGTTGAAGCTCGTGGGATGGCATGTGTAAGGTAGTTGAGAGCTTTTAACTCCAACAACCGTTTGCGTTGGATGGGAAAATATTACACGTTATGTAAAGTAATGGTACAAAAACGATCACAACATAGTATTTTATTGTGGCTAAACTATGTTTTcgatattttaatattattggACAACAGGGCGATAAATAAAATGCTGTCGTAATAATATTACAGCGCGCCTTACGCTTGCTAACTTTACCGATTTTTTGCTACTGAtttcaaaatggaaaaagtttttgaaaagaaCAGTTTCTAATTAATTAGGAATCGAACCATAATGTTTGAagttatttgtagaaatttgCAATAAGAAAGACTGGTGATCGAGGCAATAATGCAGCaagatgtttgtttatttaaattgtgtAGATTTATTATAAATATCACGAAAAtcagtttatttttcttatttttcttcactttttctCACTATAGAGTCATCGAATTGAGTGCTCagctgaaaacaaaaacaaataattttcctcggaaaatgaattttaaacattatttaaaaattcaggtTTTTACTGGAGCAACAATTTGTTGCAAGGGTGCAAACATTTCGCCAATTTtatttggtaattttttttctttcgttcatTTATAGAGGTTTTGAGTCGTAGAGACTACATTCTGCCTCCCTACTGTATAAATGAGAGGtctaatctaatacaaaactattgcaggtgtggcttaaatattatggaacaccattgcgattatggcatatgataaAGGAttagttaaaactattgcttgaatttctCTATACAAATGATTCAtccgtaaaaatctaataaggtGGTTCTGATGCAGTTATttgggtgataggattgtcgcgTAATCGGTGATttgttggcaggtggctcggtgtgtcttgtatccatggcaatcggtgaggatgtggcggacggtgatgtcaacaccacagaagctgcagagtggggAACTGGATTATTCTCggaggtaggagtgcgtaagacgggtatgacctatacgaaggctgGAAAGGACTAGTTGGATGTGACTGGATTcaatatcttcccatgaagaggtgttgtgcttgatgggacggagtttgttgcttaggTCTAGGTATTGGttaagcggatggcatcacggcgtgaaagggtattgtatggttcgtcaggacggagccgaccatcgttggcaagttggtcggctttccgttgattccggaatgacccggaatccaacagaaaacgattgtcggggatgcaggtatggagtctaggagctggatgttgGGGTCTTTCTAGTTGTCGTGTTCCAGGGCatccagaacactggcactgtcgctgaagatgacgttcgggcggtcagtctgtagtccttcgtcagcggctagttgaattggTATTGCTTCGGCGtaaaagatggaggtgtgattagaaagtttgatggcgcagttgtatGTGGTGGAGTgaatcccacagccggctgagtccagataaacggagccgtctgtaaagatatgatgaaaaggtttgtatttagtcagaattaagtgagtaaaggtactattggcgatgtggctgttttttccggttccccggagaaAGCGTTtgagttcccagtctatgggaggtgtacggagataccagggacgaattcctcggcgggtggattggatgatcggtggtagttgttggttggtgagtgtatgtagttctgcgtttgctctggtgatgagtgCAGTTACGTTGAGAATTTATTTAGTGATGAACAATGAAAAACGAATAGAATTTTGTTCTCAACATCGAAATCTCTTTTCGGAATTGTAATTCACTTCCCGATCGATCCGACTAGGGATCGAATGCTACAAAACATTCAGGTTTTCACTGTTAGTTTATAAAGGAGCATCATTTTGTGCACTTATTGGCAAATAAGGTCCCAAGAAAGGTGACCAAAGAATGGAATTGGCAGTGAGATTCGTGACCGAAAGGTGCACTTCGGTGTCACGAACCGCTCAAAAACACGACGTTTCTCCAATCCTCAGCATATAATAATGAAACATCTGATCAGactttccaatttttcattattttcattgGTTTTATCTATGTGCCTGTCTTGAACCACATTGCTTGCCAATTTTTTcccaataaacaaaaaaaaatggatgtttttgaatttagtttttgggttttattAATAAGAACAAAGGAGTGTTAAATGACTATGGATGCATATAGCTTTTGTAAAACAAGTTTAAGTAAGTTACGGTATAAATTGCTTAACGTAACACACGAGCCAAAATGTCCactaaaacataatttttgatgtttgattttatGCTCTCCTCACCCAATTAACTTAGTTTAGTTTTGCGCTGTATTATTTAGTTTTAAGTTAGGCAGTAGAGGTGGGTCTGGTGGTATAGGCAACAGCGGCACaagttttcacacggcaggactatCCAACACatcgtggtatcagcaagtctagtaagcaattcGATGGTCGTCATGACCTTTTGGaggtcgttaatccaagaagaagttAGATAGTGTTAGTAAGACAATTTTAGTTTGTGCTGGGCAtttattaaagattttttttagacAGATTAGTACATCTCGACCTAAATTCAAATGATAAAACATTAACATTAACCAAAGACTGTTTACTTTTAGCTTAAAAAACACGGCAATGCTTCTTAGCAATAAAGTTTACAACCGACTATCGACCATGGTTAACGCGCGCTTCCTTATGTTCTTCAGTTCATCGGTGAGCTCCAGATACCTTCGACCCGTACCGGAATGAGCAGCCCGATGAGGTTAATTACAGTCTCAGCCTTGTCCGTATCGTAGCCAGAGGTCAATTTACGAATCCTATTCGTAGGTTTCCTTGTGAAACAACGCCACACTCTTGCTCGGCCATTTTGCGTAAACCATCCAATCTGTTTCCCCCCGACACTTTCGCACCCGTGCGTCCCTCAAACCATAATCGTGCCGTATACATGCTGCCTTCCTGTTTGCATTAGAACAAGCCCCCCAGTAAAGGCTAGCGGGTGGGCGAGCGGCAAAAATTTTGGGTAAAGCGGGTCCAGCTTCTTCTTTGGCTGGTGGGCGCAACACTAACTTCTTCATCGATCGCAACGCATCCACGGGGCATCCGAGGCCAGGCGCGCTCGTTCGCACAGTACAATGGCAGCGCGTTGATCTCTCGGCGGCGTACGCGCATCCGCTCTACGGGAACATCTGTTTCAATTTCACGGAAGTAATTAGGTTCTGTTGTTATGCGCGTTCGGTTGCGCTGGACGGGGCTCGGTACGGCGGGCCAGTATTGGGTTTGTTTCGTACGGCCGGATCTAGCACTACGCGTAATGATCCCGATCGAACGGTATGGAATACGAGTAGGGAAGGCAATAATCCACACCAACTGCTATTGGTAAGCCGTTCGAGCTGGGGAAGATGTTCGTTCTTGCTGATTCTAGCCGTGATTGAAACGCAATCAAGATGCTGCGGGAATTGTGAGGTTCTCTTGAAGAAGAGTTTTAGGAGATTTTGCAGGATATTCAAAATGaagctttgttttggtttgtgataTTTTGGAGTAGTTATACAGCTTTGTATCGAGACAATAAAAGGTCGAGAAGGTTGTAAACACTTTGCAATGAATTGtaaatatatttctttttaaaattccCGCTTATTACCTTGACGTTTATAATATCAAAAGAGAGCTtaaataacaatttatttaatatcCGCCAGTTCCAGCACCATCTCCAACACCTTACGACGCAAGATTTTTCCAGTTTGCGTTTTCGGCAAGCAGTCCACAAAATAAACTCCACCTCGGAGTCGTTTAAAGTCGGACACCTTCCCATCAACAATCTCCGTCACCTGGTTAGCGCTGACCGAACTTCCCGCCACGGGTACGATAACAGCTGTGGGAAGTTCGGTCGTTCGGTCAGCGTCCGCCGGTATACCAACAACACAAACTTCCAACACGCCCTCAATCTGGGCAATGATCGCTTCCAGCTCGCTCGGAGAGATCTGAAACGCGCGATATTTCAATATGTCCTTTTCGCGATCGACCAGGTACAGATATCCTTCCTCATCAAAGTATCCTATATCTCCGGAACGCGTGTAACCCCGTGCTTCAATTGTCGCCCGTGTGGCTTCTTCATTCTTGTAGTACCCAATGAACGGTTCGGCACCTTTTATCAGCACCTGTCCCTTCTCGCCAACGCCCAGATCGTTACCTTCCTCGTCCACAATCTTTATCGCAATGTTAACTGCCGGCGTTCCTACTGAGCCAGGCTTCCGTTTTCCGAAATCACCCGACACCCATCCAATCTCCGACGTGCCAACGGAATTGTACGTCCGTCCGTTTGGCAGCAGCCGATCGAGCCGATCGCGCAATCCATCCGACACGTAACTTCCACCCAACGATAGCATTCGCAGGCTGGAAAAGTCCACCTGTGCCACACGCTCATGGCGCGCAATCTGGTTGGCGTACGACGGTGGCATGAAGACGAAGCTAGCCCGATACTTCTCCACCGCCTCGAAGAACTTTTCCTCCGAGAATGGACTGCGCGTGATGAGCCGCGTTGAGGTACCGGAGAATGTGCTGAGCATCATGTAAATGCCGGTGCCCCAGTAGAGCGGACTGAAGTTGAAAACCGTCATCGGTTTCGCCAACGGGAAGGAACCGATCGCAGCGATCGTCTGTGCGTGCGTCACGCAAACACCCTTCGGTGCTCCGGTGGTGCCCGACGAGCAGAGTATCATCGACAGGAGCTCGTGCGAATCGCCCAGATGTGGTGGTCTGTAGCcatcgaaacaaacacacacacacacacacaaagcgatCAACTAATGTTGAAGGACGAATTTTGTATTCTGCAATACTTACACAAATTGTTCCTCTCGGCCAGTTGCTTGCAGCAGATCTTCCGCATGTTTCACGTTACTGCGCGAACTCTCAAACACATACAGCGGACGATCGGCATCGAACACACGGCGGATGGCACTGCTCACTACCTCCACATTGCTATCGTCGCAGAATACCATCTTCGGTTCGGTCAAACGCAACATGTGTGCCATATCGTCCGCGTTGAATCCTGGCGCTAAAGGGTTGAAGGCAACACCGATCGTCATCAGCGCACAGGCGAGGGGAGCCACATTTACGCTGTTTGCGTTGGCCATCGCCACAATGTCACCCTTGCGCAAACCGGCATCCGTTAAGTTCTGCACAAAGCGGATCATTCGCGCCCTAAACTCGGCACAATTCATCCGCTCGTCCTCATCCATATCGATCTGGATAATCCGTTCGGGTGTGCGAAGAAGGATATGGTTGAGGACTTCACCAACGTTCGCCTTCGGATTGTAGATCGGCACCGTTTGTACGCCGTACCACGTGCGGCTCCGTTCATCGTACGTACACAACGCCATCTTTACTCGCGACTTCCAGTAGGTTCGACGTTCAAACACAGACTGGCCTTGCTATCTTGCACTTCGTACTAGGTTTCTGGACCGTTTACTCTGACTGCTCTTATCTGCATGAATAGCACGCTGTGTCACTTGATAACTCTGAGCAGCACGAGCCGCCTATCTGTCCGTGTTGGCTCAAGATGTGTAATACGCACATGCAATCTTATGGAGTATCTCCCACATCTTATTGTCTAGATCGTTtttagtgtgcgtgtgtgtgtgcaagtgtcTGTCAATGAACGGGTTTGCAACCGATCAAACAACAAGCACCACGTTTGCCCTACGAACTACGAAGATACCGACGAGCGGAATGTGACGCGATCTTTGATGTATCAAGGAGCAGCGTTGTCGTAGAGCCGGAATCCAGCGGACCGAAATAAAGCGACTGACCACAATAACGACAATGACAATCACAACTGCCCAAATGCCTTTCAGCAAGCTTGTACAAGGGAGTTCGCGTACTGTTAACACTTAACGACCCACGCGGCCCCTCTGTATCTCGCACTATAAACCGGTTCCTGTCGGTGCGTAGAACAGGCATCCCTGACTGACTCCCCGAGGCAAACAGGTTCCATGCGCGCGCTCTCGCGCGTTTAATCGGACCACAGCTACAAAGCAAACACATCTAGACAGCCAGCAATCGGAGGTTGTTTTGTAAGATAACAGCTATATTTCGTTGGCAGCTGAAAGCTCTTTAAACCCTCCCTTCCGTCTCAGCCTGGGAAAGCTGATTCATGTGCACTATCATTTTGGCGGCCTTCCGCCGCAGCACCTTACCGCTGTCGGTTTTCGGGAGTTCCTCGATAAAGTAAACGCCTCCGCGCAATCGCTTAAAGTCGGACACCTGTTCATCAACAATCTTCCGCACCTGGGACGCGTCCAGATTGGCTCCTGGGCGACGAACAATCGCGGCTGCCGGTAGATCTGTCCCACCATCAGCATCGGGCACTCCCACCACGCACACGTCCTGCACGCCGTCAATGCGCAGAATGATCGCTTCCAGATCCGATGGAGACACGTGAAAGTTGCGGTACTTGAAGATATCCTTCTTACGGTCAATCAGATACAGGAATCCTTCCTCGTCAATATAGCCGATATCACCGGTACGGAAGAACCCGTCCGAATCTATCGCATCGCTCGATGCCTGCTCGTTCCCATAATAACCTCCAAACTCTTCGACAGCTTTCGTCAACAGCTCACCCACTTCCCCAACGCCCAGCCGCTTCCCATCCTCGTCCACAATTCGCACCGTCACGTTCGGCATCAGTTGACCGACCGCTCCCGGTTTACGCTTTATCACATCCAACGCAACGCCACCTATCTCGGACGATCCGAAAACGTTCACCGAACGGCCTCCAGTCCGAGCGAGCAGTTCATCGATTCGATCACGTAACTGCTCCGGAATAGGGCTACCACCAACGGCCCAAAGCTGAACGGAGCTAAAATCAATCGTTTTCGTACGTGGATGGGCCAGCACAGCGTAAGCATAGGCCGGTGGTGTGAAGATCGAATGCACACGATACTTTTCGACCGCTTCGAAGAATTGCTCTTCGTTGAAGGGTTTGCGCGTGATTAGGCGTATCCCACCGTTGAAAAACGGGCTCAACAAGGCAGAAAACCCAGTCGTCCAGTAGATGGCACTAAAGCTGAAGTAAATCGAGGGGATGATCGAAAAGCGGTACAGTATCGTAAGTTGAAGGCATGCGCTGTGAGTTAGTCGTACGCCTTTGTGAGCCCCTGACGTTCCCGAGGAGCAAAGGATTACAGCCAACGTTTTGTGCGAATCGCCAAGATAGGGTGGGCTGCGTGAtagaaaaatgaagaagagTGATGTTTTTCAATTCTAACTCAAAACCCATTACCAAGTAGTACTCACAGGAATGTTGTCTCTTTGCCTGTTTCCTTAAGTAAATCTTCGGCATGTTTCACATCACTTCGGGAACACTCAAACACGTAGATCGGAGGTAGCCGTTCACCGTCAGCTACAACGCGCTGTAAAGCCTTCCGAACAACGTCATAATTGTCAGCATCACAAAATACCAGTTTCGGTTTCGTTGTCTCCAGCATATTAGCCATATCATCCTCGTTGAACCCTGGTGCCAGTGGGTTAAACGGTGCCCCGATCGTTAGCAGTGCGCATGCCAGTGGTGCAAGATTCTCACTATTTGCATTGGCAAGCGCAATCACATCTCCTTTGCAAACACCGATCGATGTAAGGTTTTGAGCGAATCGGATCAGTTTCGTTTGGAACTCGGCGTACGTCATCGAGCGCCCCGTATCCATGTCCTGCTGTATCACAAGTTCTGGTGTGCGGGCGAGCGCTTCGAACATGATTTGTCCCATACTAGCCTCCGGGTTGTACACATGCTTCACTGTGGCACCGTGCCAGGTTCGGTTGACCGCGTCATAAACCGTCCGGATGTTGTACATGATTTTTGATTCCCACCTGTTGTCAACTGGCGATACACCAAAACGCGACTGATGGTGTTGTATCGGACCATTGCCGAATAAATATGGCTTCAAAATCTCTGGCCTAGTTGTTGCCCGGCATCGTAATCTTATCTGATGTTGTGTACATGCCGGTAGTAAAACATCTAGTCTAATGTCCACTAGAAGATGTAATCATCAgtgggaagaagaagagattACACGAGGAGCAAATTAACGCAATCGAGTATACACGCGTTAGTGTTTCAACGCATGTCCATGCTCTCAAACCGTGGGAAAAAAGGCTGAACATGGTAGTTTGTCATTAGTACAGTGCGTACCATATTAATAGAACTGTTTATGAGGTGACTGGGGCTAcaacggcgctggtcttcaaatggcaggctcagatatcaaatcccatctgtcctcgcagtgaggactaactatccaactacgtggtatcagcaataCTAGTAAGTCATCCGATGGTCGGCGTTACCTAGACGATCTTTAAGAAAAGTAGAATATGAAGAAGaacttctccttcttggcctaacgacctctaaggtcatgccggccatcgaaatggctttctagactgccgataccacgtagttggttagtcagtcctcactacggggggacggtccagatgggatttgaaccccggtcctgacgTTTggagaccggcgccgctgtcgcctacaccatcaGGCCGCCCCAAGAAGAACTTACCACAGACTATTGATATCTCTTGAAATAATTCGCTAATTTATCTCAGCATAAGAATATGAGTGGTTGCTTCTTATCGCTTGCCGGTGTAACTAATTGCTTTATCTGATCACACAAAAAGAGTCAAACGTATCtctaatgaagaaaaataaaagcaatagtaaaaataaaatttggcaGCCTATTTGTAATCACATTTTTGCCAGAAACATAAATCTACAAACACTTCATTTTCTTATGGCAAATATCTATCCAACCACCATCGCTATTTTGTTTAAACACCATATGAATAGAGCAATTTATAACTCAAATCTTCGCTGACGAATCTTTTTGCGGTTTTCCCCATCTAATTCATCACATCATCCGCAACACACCTAACCATTCGATTCCTCCGTCTAGAACAACCCACTACAGAGACTACATCCCATCAGCGATTCATGCATTTCTGACAGCGTGGTCAAgattttgaataataaaacaggtcatcattaatttcaattatttctaatTAAACACACTCGAGCACGGAGTGGACCTTAATGTGCTTTCCGATCTCAGCTACTGGCTGTCCGACAAGCTAAAACTTCGAATCGACGCCTCGCAAAGGGGAAGGTAAATTTCTGGCGAAATGATTAATTGCCCATGTACAGTGCGTCCAGGCAGCCCACctgggacacacacacacacacacacacacacacacacacacacacacacacacacacacaaacaaaagaacTTTATTACCATCCCGAAGGCAGTTGGTGGGTTGCAGTTTGCGAGAAGAAAATCTAACGGACCGCTAACGGATGGCAACCTGGCGGGCAATTCTGTGCTACAGGCAGCGCACCCATTGAGCGCGGTCCGACACGAAAGTTCACCGTGTTCACAACAACATAATCCATTTCTGAACAGGCAAGtatcttaaaaatcttcacCTTTACGTGCTGGCGTAACGAACGCAGCCAGCGGATCCGAAAGGCGACGAAACCGAACGTTCTTGCTCCCGTTTGCGAATCATCAGCAA encodes the following:
- the LOC126565932 gene encoding probable 4-coumarate--CoA ligase 3 translates to MALCTYDERSRTWYGVQTVPIYNPKANVGEVLNHILLRTPERIIQIDMDEDERMNCAEFRARMIRFVQNLTDAGLRKGDIVAMANANSVNVAPLACALMTIGVAFNPLAPGFNADDMAHMLRLTEPKMVFCDDSNVEVVSSAIRRVFDADRPLYVFESSRSNVKHAEDLLQATGREEQFVPPHLGDSHELLSMILCSSGTTGAPKGVCVTHAQTIAAIGSFPLAKPMTVFNFSPLYWGTGIYMMLSTFSGTSTRLITRSPFSEEKFFEAVEKYRASFVFMPPSYANQIARHERVAQVDFSSLRMLSLGGSYVSDGLRDRLDRLLPNGRTYNSVGTSEIGWVSGDFGKRKPGSVGTPAVNIAIKIVDEEGNDLGVGEKGQVLIKGAEPFIGYYKNEEATRATIEARGYTRSGDIGYFDEEGYLYLVDREKDILKYRAFQISPSELEAIIAQIEGVLEVCVVGIPADADRTTELPTAVIVPVAGSSVSANQVTEIVDGKVSDFKRLRGGVYFVDCLPKTQTGKILRRKVLEMVLELADIK
- the LOC126565856 gene encoding probable 4-coumarate--CoA ligase 1, which encodes MYNIRTVYDAVNRTWHGATVKHVYNPEASMGQIMFEALARTPELVIQQDMDTGRSMTYAEFQTKLIRFAQNLTSIGVCKGDVIALANANSENLAPLACALLTIGAPFNPLAPGFNEDDMANMLETTKPKLVFCDADNYDVVRKALQRVVADGERLPPIYVFECSRSDVKHAEDLLKETGKETTFLPPYLGDSHKTLAVILCSSGTSGAHKGVRLTHSACLQLTILYRFSIIPSIYFSFSAIYWTTGFSALLSPFFNGGIRLITRKPFNEEQFFEAVEKYRVHSIFTPPAYAYAVLAHPRTKTIDFSSVQLWAVGGSPIPEQLRDRIDELLARTGGRSVNVFGSSEIGGVALDVIKRKPGAVGQLMPNVTVRIVDEDGKRLGVGEVGELLTKAVEEFGGYYGNEQASSDAIDSDGFFRTGDIGYIDEEGFLYLIDRKKDIFKYRNFHVSPSDLEAIILRIDGVQDVCVVGVPDADGGTDLPAAAIVRRPGANLDASQVRKIVDEQVSDFKRLRGGVYFIEELPKTDSGKVLRRKAAKMIVHMNQLSQAETEGRV